One window from the genome of Devosia yakushimensis encodes:
- a CDS encoding alpha/beta fold hydrolase: MSRNLVLLPGLLCDSRLWRDPLAAIGSDISPMVADLTQDDSIAAMAARVLAQVPASFALAGLSMGGYVALEIMRQAPERVTHLALLDTSARPDDEERRAKRRAGIESIRLGKFIGVSRALLTSLLAPQHLGTPLAEEVQAMSERVGQEAYIRQQTAILGRLDSRPGLGAVTVPTLVGVGEADILTPLELAEEMAGGIAGAELVVFPDSAHLPTMENPASVTAAMEKWLGR; encoded by the coding sequence ATGTCCCGCAATCTCGTGCTCTTGCCGGGCCTGTTATGCGATAGCCGGCTGTGGCGCGACCCGCTGGCGGCGATCGGAAGCGATATTTCGCCCATGGTCGCGGACCTGACGCAGGACGATTCGATTGCGGCCATGGCCGCGCGGGTGCTGGCGCAAGTGCCGGCCAGCTTTGCTCTGGCAGGGCTTTCGATGGGTGGCTATGTCGCCCTCGAAATCATGCGGCAGGCGCCCGAGCGCGTCACCCATCTGGCGCTGCTCGATACCAGCGCCCGGCCCGATGACGAGGAGCGACGGGCCAAGCGTCGCGCGGGCATTGAGAGCATCCGGCTGGGCAAGTTCATCGGGGTGTCGCGGGCGCTGCTCACCTCGCTCCTGGCGCCGCAGCATCTGGGTACGCCCCTGGCCGAAGAGGTGCAGGCCATGTCCGAGCGCGTCGGGCAGGAGGCCTATATCCGCCAGCAGACCGCGATTCTGGGGCGCCTCGATTCGCGGCCGGGTCTTGGCGCTGTTACGGTGCCGACCCTGGTTGGCGTGGGCGAGGCCGATATTCTGACCCCGCTGGAGCTAGCCGAGGAAATGGCCGGCGGCATTGCCGGGGCGGAGCTGGTGGTCTTTCCCGACAGCGCGCATCTGCCGACAATGGAAAATCCGGCCTCCGTGACGGCGGCTATGGAGAAGTGGCTGGGGCGGTAG
- the rpsU gene encoding 30S ribosomal protein S21 translates to MQVVVRDNNVDQALRALKKKLQREGVFREMKLRNYYEKPSEKKARQKAEAVRRARKLARKRAQREGGLPAPAAARPTTARPGAPAARS, encoded by the coding sequence TTGCAAGTAGTCGTTCGCGATAACAACGTTGACCAGGCGCTGCGCGCGCTGAAGAAAAAGCTGCAGCGCGAAGGCGTCTTCCGTGAAATGAAGCTGCGCAACTACTACGAGAAGCCCTCCGAAAAGAAGGCACGCCAGAAGGCCGAGGCCGTGCGCCGCGCCCGCAAGCTGGCCCGCAAGCGCGCCCAGCGCGAGGGCGGTCTGCCCGCTCCTGCCGCTGCCCGTCCGACGACCGCTCGTCCCGGCGCTCCGGCTGCCCGCAGCTAA
- a CDS encoding multidrug effflux MFS transporter — MTSPTQPMSARRTAIIGGLMVAAGPLSITLYAPALPTLVADLATTEAMGKLTLSVYFGAFALAQLVCGPLSDRFGRKPVAIGFFALYVLGSLVAALAPSIEMLLAGRALQGIGVSAGVALSRAMVRDQFVGSESIRILTLINLILTVAPAVAPTLGSALLLAGSWHLMFVVMAGFGLAIIVMLSLGARETQPVAAQVPLNPIRILANYRRLLASAQFMAPALLLAIAFGGFYGFSALLPFVLLDDIGLTPFQFAMTMLIQTGSFITGNLVAGQVARRASGLQMVRIGLLLLVLAGLGFAIGPRLFPDSLLAVMIPVGLWMLALAFIGPSTTAAAMAGFGTIAGAAGALTGVFQVGGGFVGSTLASLLFPDARSAIVTLLPIMAALALGLALWRRISARPVADAPPET, encoded by the coding sequence ATGACATCCCCCACCCAGCCCATGAGCGCGCGGCGCACGGCCATTATCGGCGGGCTGATGGTGGCGGCGGGGCCGCTCAGCATCACGCTCTATGCGCCCGCCCTGCCGACACTGGTGGCCGATCTGGCGACCACCGAGGCCATGGGAAAGCTGACCCTTTCGGTCTATTTCGGCGCCTTCGCCCTGGCGCAACTGGTCTGTGGGCCGCTCTCGGACCGCTTCGGCCGCAAGCCCGTGGCCATCGGTTTTTTCGCGCTTTATGTGCTGGGAAGCCTGGTCGCAGCGCTGGCGCCCAGTATTGAAATGCTGCTGGCCGGGCGAGCGCTGCAGGGCATCGGCGTATCGGCTGGCGTCGCGCTCTCCCGCGCCATGGTGCGCGATCAGTTCGTGGGGTCGGAATCGATCCGCATTCTGACGTTGATCAACCTGATCCTGACTGTCGCGCCCGCGGTGGCGCCGACATTGGGCAGCGCGCTGTTGCTGGCGGGCAGTTGGCACTTGATGTTTGTGGTGATGGCGGGGTTTGGCTTGGCCATCATCGTCATGCTGTCCCTGGGCGCGCGCGAGACTCAGCCGGTGGCGGCGCAGGTGCCGCTCAATCCCATTCGCATTCTCGCCAATTACCGGCGGTTGCTGGCCTCTGCCCAGTTCATGGCGCCGGCTCTGCTGCTGGCGATCGCCTTTGGCGGCTTTTACGGTTTTTCGGCGCTGCTGCCCTTCGTGCTGCTCGACGATATCGGGCTTACCCCGTTTCAATTCGCCATGACCATGCTGATCCAGACCGGCTCGTTCATCACAGGCAATCTGGTGGCCGGGCAGGTGGCGCGGCGGGCCTCGGGCTTGCAGATGGTGCGGATCGGGCTGCTGCTGCTCGTGCTGGCCGGGCTTGGCTTTGCCATCGGGCCGCGACTGTTTCCCGATTCGCTGCTCGCGGTCATGATCCCCGTGGGGCTGTGGATGCTGGCGCTGGCCTTTATCGGCCCCAGCACCACGGCCGCCGCTATGGCCGGCTTCGGCACCATTGCCGGGGCGGCCGGAGCATTGACCGGGGTTTTCCAGGTGGGTGGCGGCTTTGTGGGTTCAACCCTGGCAAGCCTGCTCTTTCCCGATGCGCGCAGCGCCATCGTGACGCTGCTGCCGATCATGGCCGCGCTGGCGCTCGGGCTTGCCCTTTGGCGTCGTATTTCGGCCCGGCCCGTGGCGGACGCCCCGCCGGAGACGTGA
- a CDS encoding alpha/beta hydrolase: MKLLRRIILAVLAVIVVLYAAVVVYMYVNQRALQYDPTGEVVALADAGLPQAQEVTIPSGDGVVNGWYQPPQPGKPLIIYYKGNAGSFSSEHERFEQWVADGYGFLSFDYRGFPLSPGTISQDNILQDALAAFDWAAGQGAPIVIWGRSIGTGPASYVASERQADALLLETPFYSAVSVAAERYPILPVYWVMQDQYPVNDWMAKIDEPVLVAHGTADQTITVGNGERVYELAKNKGELWIEPGADHNDLWDRGIWSHAEPFFEQSEVVAGR, translated from the coding sequence ATGAAGCTCTTGCGCCGCATCATTCTTGCCGTGCTGGCCGTTATCGTCGTGCTCTACGCCGCCGTGGTCGTCTACATGTATGTCAATCAGCGGGCGCTGCAATACGATCCCACTGGCGAAGTGGTGGCCTTGGCCGACGCGGGATTGCCGCAGGCGCAGGAGGTGACCATTCCCTCCGGCGATGGCGTGGTCAATGGCTGGTATCAGCCGCCGCAGCCGGGCAAGCCGCTGATCATCTATTACAAGGGCAATGCCGGCAGCTTTTCCTCCGAACATGAGCGCTTCGAGCAATGGGTAGCCGATGGCTACGGCTTTTTGTCCTTCGACTATCGCGGCTTCCCGCTGTCGCCGGGAACCATCAGCCAGGACAATATTCTGCAGGACGCCCTGGCGGCCTTTGACTGGGCCGCAGGGCAAGGTGCGCCCATCGTCATCTGGGGCCGTTCGATCGGCACCGGGCCGGCCAGCTATGTCGCGAGCGAAAGGCAGGCTGATGCCCTGCTGCTCGAAACCCCATTCTATTCGGCGGTCAGCGTCGCCGCCGAGCGCTATCCCATCCTGCCGGTCTATTGGGTGATGCAGGACCAGTATCCCGTCAATGACTGGATGGCCAAGATCGACGAGCCCGTGCTGGTGGCCCATGGCACGGCCGACCAGACCATCACCGTGGGCAATGGCGAGCGCGTCTACGAACTGGCCAAGAACAAGGGCGAACTCTGGATCGAGCCCGGCGCCGACCATAACGACCTCTGGGACCGGGGCATCTGGAGCCATGCCGAGCCGTTCTTTGAACAGTCGGAGGTCGTGGCGGGGCGATAG
- a CDS encoding DsbA family oxidoreductase yields MSKILKVDVFTDVVCPWCLVGSARLDTALAALPDDVEVVVENHPFYLDPSVPPEGVDVGEMLRAKYGKDPREMWARVEGEAKKAGIDLDLSQQPRMFNTAKAHTITRLAKPMGIQHELANAIAEAYFLEHRQINDDNVLADIAVAFGYDRGDALDAMNDENELSITEQLASDAAQQGIRGVPFFIFGEKYALSGAQPPEVFERALAQTIEEL; encoded by the coding sequence ATGTCCAAAATCCTCAAGGTCGATGTGTTCACCGATGTCGTATGCCCCTGGTGCCTGGTCGGCTCGGCGCGGCTCGATACGGCCCTGGCCGCGCTGCCCGACGATGTCGAGGTGGTGGTGGAGAACCATCCCTTCTATCTCGATCCCAGCGTGCCGCCCGAAGGGGTCGATGTGGGGGAAATGCTGCGCGCAAAATATGGCAAGGACCCCCGCGAAATGTGGGCGCGCGTGGAAGGGGAGGCCAAGAAGGCCGGGATCGATCTCGATCTTTCCCAGCAGCCGCGCATGTTCAATACCGCCAAGGCCCATACCATTACGCGGCTGGCCAAGCCCATGGGCATCCAGCACGAATTGGCCAATGCCATTGCCGAGGCCTATTTCCTCGAGCACCGGCAGATCAACGACGATAATGTGCTGGCCGATATCGCCGTCGCATTCGGCTATGACCGGGGCGATGCCCTCGACGCCATGAATGACGAGAACGAGTTGTCGATCACCGAGCAATTGGCGAGCGATGCCGCCCAGCAGGGCATTCGCGGCGTGCCCTTTTTCATCTTCGGGGAAAAATACGCGCTCTCGGGCGCCCAGCCACCCGAAGTGTTCGAGCGGGCGCTGGCCCAGACGATCGAAGAGCTCTAG